Proteins encoded together in one Rubripirellula reticaptiva window:
- a CDS encoding divalent metal cation transporter, whose translation MNEQTDFSREDAMLADAATKGPVGKALIYTRLSGPGWLQGAITLGGGSLAGALYLGVIAGYDLMWLQPIAMVLGVIMLSAISYVALSTGERPFQTLKTHISPVLAWGWLIATMMANIVWCLPQFALGTASVQQNLLPSTNSDTGKIIVAITILIVASVVVWFYNSGSKGIKAFELILKGMVGIVVLSFFGVVLAMTFEGALDWGKIMAGFVPNLTYLFEPVPSLAASVSETGEYRDWWTNMIAGIQKDRIITAFATAVGINMTFLLPYSMLRKGWGVKHRTLAIFDLSIGLIVPFVLATSCVVIAAASQFHGNSADVTQMLQDGKTDSSEVKEYFKFLDKRILEESPGASEPELLAARESLPESDKQIAAMLVGRDNFALAGTLEPLVGRTVAQTLFGVGVLGMAVSTIIILMLINGFAFCELMNVPPEGTMHRIGCFIPAVGVLGPFFWGQAAPALAVPTSVIGGAMLPIAYLSFLLLMNSRRALGDAMPTGIRRVVWNTLMIFATAVAGFGSAWGLLSKGTIGYVALASIVVMLLLGVGGFIKKQSQN comes from the coding sequence ATGAACGAACAAACTGATTTTTCGCGCGAAGACGCGATGCTTGCCGACGCCGCGACCAAGGGGCCGGTCGGAAAAGCACTGATCTACACGCGGTTGTCGGGGCCCGGTTGGTTGCAAGGCGCGATCACGCTTGGCGGTGGTTCGTTGGCGGGAGCTTTGTATTTGGGGGTGATCGCTGGTTACGATTTGATGTGGTTGCAACCCATCGCGATGGTGTTGGGCGTAATCATGCTTAGCGCGATCAGCTATGTCGCGTTATCCACGGGCGAACGTCCATTCCAAACGCTTAAGACCCACATCAGTCCCGTTTTAGCTTGGGGATGGTTGATCGCAACCATGATGGCAAACATTGTTTGGTGCTTGCCTCAGTTTGCGCTGGGAACCGCATCGGTTCAGCAAAATTTGCTGCCATCGACCAACAGCGATACGGGAAAAATTATCGTCGCGATAACGATTTTGATTGTGGCTTCCGTCGTGGTGTGGTTTTACAACTCGGGCAGCAAAGGCATCAAAGCGTTCGAGTTGATCTTGAAGGGGATGGTCGGCATTGTCGTGCTGTCGTTCTTTGGTGTTGTTTTGGCGATGACGTTTGAGGGCGCACTGGACTGGGGCAAGATCATGGCCGGATTTGTTCCGAATCTGACTTACTTGTTCGAGCCGGTGCCTAGTTTGGCTGCGTCCGTATCGGAAACGGGCGAGTACCGTGATTGGTGGACAAATATGATCGCCGGGATTCAAAAAGACCGGATCATCACCGCCTTTGCGACGGCCGTCGGTATCAACATGACGTTCTTGTTGCCATACTCGATGTTGCGAAAAGGTTGGGGAGTCAAGCACCGGACGCTGGCAATCTTTGACCTTTCGATCGGTTTGATTGTCCCGTTTGTTTTGGCCACGAGCTGCGTAGTGATTGCGGCGGCAAGCCAGTTCCATGGCAATTCAGCCGACGTCACGCAAATGTTGCAAGACGGAAAAACTGATTCCAGCGAAGTCAAAGAGTACTTCAAGTTTCTCGATAAACGAATTTTGGAAGAGTCGCCCGGTGCCAGCGAACCCGAATTGCTTGCTGCTCGTGAGTCGTTGCCAGAATCGGACAAGCAAATTGCGGCAATGTTGGTCGGACGAGACAACTTTGCGCTAGCTGGAACACTTGAACCGCTCGTTGGCCGAACGGTTGCGCAAACTCTGTTTGGTGTCGGCGTTCTTGGGATGGCTGTTTCAACAATCATCATTCTGATGCTGATCAACGGTTTTGCATTCTGTGAATTGATGAACGTTCCGCCCGAAGGAACGATGCACCGAATCGGTTGCTTCATTCCGGCCGTTGGTGTGTTGGGGCCTTTCTTTTGGGGCCAGGCGGCGCCCGCGCTCGCCGTTCCGACATCGGTCATCGGTGGTGCAATGCTGCCGATTGCCTACCTGTCGTTCCTACTGCTGATGAACTCGCGCCGCGCCCTCGGTGACGCCATGCCAACCGGCATCAGACGCGTTGTCTGGAATACGCTGATGATCTTTGCTACTGCCGTCGCCGGCTTCGGTTCGGCTTGGGGCCTACTAAGTAAAGGCACGATTGGCTACGTCGCGCTGGCTAGCATCGTTGTGATGCTGTTGCTGGGTGTCGGTGGATTCATCAAGAAGCAATCTCAGAACTGA
- a CDS encoding NAD(P)/FAD-dependent oxidoreductase: MSENIEKTVIIGSGPAGWSAAIYAARANLNPVVYEGTFKPEMIPLGQLAFTTEVENYAGFPAGNVRAFVESAVSKDRHYNLPPAPAGHEKDGQPHYAVQGTELMELMKQQALNFDTRVVGDDIERVEFAETGPHTLFPASGDPIKTHTVIIATGARANYLGLPSEEEYKNKGVSACAVCDGALPIYRSKPLAVVGAGDSAVEEATYLANLKGAATIYMIVRRDEMRASKVMQDRALNHPNIEVLWNSVVDEVYGDGKLVTGLKIKSTVDEAVRDLTVGGMFVAIGHTPNTSFLDGAVNMNEAGYIQWSKPFRTNTSVRAVFAAGDVADDYYRQAITSAGTGCMAALDAERYLAELDS; this comes from the coding sequence GTGTCGGAAAATATCGAGAAGACAGTCATCATCGGCAGTGGTCCCGCAGGTTGGTCCGCCGCCATCTATGCGGCTCGTGCCAACCTGAACCCCGTGGTTTACGAAGGAACCTTCAAGCCCGAAATGATTCCTTTGGGGCAGTTGGCTTTCACGACCGAAGTCGAAAATTATGCGGGTTTCCCCGCCGGAAACGTCCGCGCGTTCGTTGAGTCGGCGGTTAGCAAAGACCGTCACTACAATTTGCCACCGGCACCGGCTGGCCACGAAAAAGACGGGCAACCTCATTATGCCGTTCAAGGCACTGAGTTGATGGAGCTGATGAAGCAGCAGGCTCTTAACTTTGATACCCGCGTGGTCGGTGATGACATCGAACGGGTTGAGTTTGCCGAGACCGGGCCGCACACGCTCTTTCCCGCTTCGGGCGACCCGATCAAGACGCACACGGTGATCATTGCGACCGGCGCGCGGGCAAATTATCTGGGTTTGCCATCTGAAGAGGAGTACAAGAACAAAGGCGTCAGTGCTTGTGCGGTTTGCGACGGCGCTTTGCCGATTTATCGCAGCAAGCCATTGGCAGTGGTCGGTGCTGGTGACTCGGCCGTCGAAGAAGCGACGTATTTGGCGAATCTTAAGGGTGCCGCAACGATCTATATGATCGTCCGCCGCGATGAAATGCGGGCGTCGAAAGTAATGCAAGATCGCGCGCTTAATCACCCCAACATCGAAGTCCTGTGGAACAGCGTAGTCGACGAAGTTTACGGGGATGGCAAACTGGTTACTGGCCTGAAAATCAAGAGTACGGTCGACGAAGCTGTTCGCGACTTGACCGTCGGCGGCATGTTCGTCGCGATCGGGCATACGCCGAATACGTCCTTCCTTGATGGCGCGGTCAACATGAACGAAGCGGGCTACATCCAGTGGTCCAAGCCGTTCCGCACCAACACAAGTGTCCGTGCTGTATTTGCAGCAGGCGACGTCGCCGACGATTACTATCGTCAAGCAATCACATCGGCTGGTACCGGCTGCATGGCTGCTCTGGATGCCGAGCGTTACTTGGCTGAACTTGATTCGTAG